CACCAACCGCGAGTACTACGGCAACACTGGCAATGGGCGATGCGATTGCGGTGGTTTTATTATCAAAACGCAAGTTTACTCCAGAAGATTTTGCCCTGTTTCATCCTGGCGGTTCGCTGGGGCGTAAATTATTATTAACAGTTGAAAATGTTATGCATTCCGGTGAAGATAATCCGATTGTTTCAGCTGAGACTAATGTTAAGGAAGCGTTATTTGTTATGACTTCCAAAGGTCTTGGAGCAACAGCGGTGGTAGATCAGTCTGGTTGTTTACTGGGTATTTTAACAGATGGTGATATTAGACGGGGGTTAGAAACCGGCCATCAATTTTTAGAAGAGTCTGTGGTCAATATCATGACTAAGACCCCGAAAACAATTACTGCGGATAAATTAGCGGCAGCGGCACTTTCGATAATGGAAAAAAATAAACCTCGACCGATAACGGTATTGCCGGTAGTGGATAAAAATAATTTTGTTATTGGGATAGTTCATCTTACTGACTTATTGCGTCAAGGGGTGGTATAATGGGTATTGGTAATTTAGCCGGACAAATTAAAATGATTATTTTTGATGTGGATGGCGTTTTAACAGATGGCAAGATTGTCATTGGTAATAGTGGCGAAGTTTTAAAAGAATT
This genomic stretch from Negativicutes bacterium harbors:
- a CDS encoding KpsF/GutQ family sugar-phosphate isomerase — translated: MIIEQAQKVLAVEAQAIERLIPRIDEHFIKAIELLLDCKGRVIVTGMGKSGLVGKKIAATLASTGTPSFFLHPAEGIHGDLGMVTADDVVISLSNSGETTEVVSILPIIKRIGASIIAMCGNSQSTMALNADVFIDVSVAEEACPLGLAPTASTTATLAMGDAIAVVLLSKRKFTPEDFALFHPGGSLGRKLLLTVENVMHSGEDNPIVSAETNVKEALFVMTSKGLGATAVVDQSGCLLGILTDGDIRRGLETGHQFLEESVVNIMTKTPKTITADKLAAAALSIMEKNKPRPITVLPVVDKNNFVIGIVHLTDLLRQGVV